Proteins found in one Leptospira bouyouniensis genomic segment:
- a CDS encoding FAD-binding oxidoreductase yields the protein MQTRSIYKWGSPDVEEKLPTHTLDFLNNQFPISKEFKSSFPKGELSLKPLKKSKLSPAVITKLKKIVGNANVTLDDVSRAKHSIGKFYTEIYKARFGEVTDVVDVVVSPKNETEIEEILSLANANRIPVIPFGAGSTVTKALQAPKGGISLDLSRLNRIIEFNAIDSTVTVEAGVYGPELEKHLNERGYTCGHFPQSFEFSTVGGWIAAKGAGQASTGYGKIEDILLGLTAITPSGKFESKPYPAASIGPDMFRLFLGTEGSFGVITKATLKIRKYHSENSAKGSFIFKNFEKAVETMREVMQGGFGKPHFFRIQDPEETDISFHMSGLHGGKEDLFLRFIGYKPMQRSLMHIIIDGDPSYTKEVLKKIKKIAKRNGGFSTGESPVNKWLHQRYSSAYLRDYLMDEGIRIDTLETAVSWSNLHTLWENTRAYIKSFENTSCMVHISHAYENGANLYFIFISPMDKQNEVSSFVNFHKGIIDSIHANGGSLSHHHGIGRMLSPWMEKEVGEEGIRILSSLKKTFDPKGIMNPGGLLGIK from the coding sequence ATGCAAACTCGAAGCATTTACAAATGGGGCTCCCCAGATGTGGAAGAAAAACTACCTACACATACTCTTGATTTTTTAAACAATCAATTCCCTATATCAAAAGAATTTAAATCTTCATTCCCCAAAGGAGAGCTTTCTTTAAAGCCTCTAAAAAAATCAAAACTGAGTCCGGCTGTCATTACTAAATTAAAAAAAATAGTAGGGAACGCCAATGTTACGTTAGACGATGTGAGTCGGGCAAAACATTCTATAGGAAAATTTTATACAGAAATATATAAAGCTAGATTTGGAGAGGTAACTGACGTTGTAGATGTTGTTGTATCTCCCAAAAATGAAACAGAAATCGAAGAAATTTTATCATTAGCTAATGCAAATAGAATCCCAGTCATTCCCTTTGGGGCAGGTTCTACTGTAACCAAAGCTCTCCAAGCACCAAAAGGTGGTATCTCACTCGATTTATCCCGATTGAATCGGATCATTGAATTCAATGCCATTGACTCTACTGTCACAGTTGAAGCTGGAGTTTATGGCCCAGAATTGGAAAAACATTTAAATGAAAGAGGATACACTTGTGGGCACTTCCCACAATCATTTGAATTTTCGACAGTAGGTGGTTGGATTGCAGCAAAAGGAGCGGGGCAAGCATCGACCGGATATGGCAAAATAGAAGATATTCTCTTGGGCCTAACGGCCATTACTCCATCAGGTAAGTTTGAATCAAAACCATACCCAGCTGCATCCATTGGTCCCGATATGTTTCGATTATTCCTTGGAACAGAAGGAAGTTTTGGTGTTATTACCAAAGCAACATTAAAAATTCGAAAATACCATTCTGAAAATTCTGCAAAAGGATCGTTCATATTCAAAAACTTTGAAAAGGCAGTTGAGACGATGCGTGAAGTCATGCAAGGTGGGTTTGGGAAACCGCATTTTTTTCGTATCCAAGATCCAGAAGAAACCGATATTTCTTTTCACATGAGCGGCTTACACGGTGGGAAAGAAGATTTATTTTTACGATTCATTGGATACAAGCCAATGCAACGTTCCCTCATGCATATTATCATTGATGGTGATCCTTCCTATACAAAAGAAGTACTTAAAAAAATCAAAAAAATCGCAAAACGGAACGGTGGTTTCTCCACTGGAGAATCTCCTGTGAACAAATGGTTACACCAAAGGTATTCGAGTGCATATCTTCGTGATTATTTGATGGATGAAGGGATTCGAATTGATACTTTAGAGACAGCGGTTAGTTGGTCAAATCTACATACTTTATGGGAAAATACAAGGGCTTATATAAAAAGTTTTGAAAACACTTCATGTATGGTTCATATTTCACATGCATATGAGAATGGCGCTAATTTATATTTTATATTCATTAGCCCGATGGACAAACAAAACGAAGTGTCAAGTTTCGTGAATTTTCATAAAGGAATTATCGATAGCATACATGCCAATGGTGGGTCTTTATCTCATCATCATGGAATTGGTAGAATGTTATCACCTTGGATGGAAAAGGAAGTAGGTGAGGAAGGAATTCGAATTCTGTCCTCATTGAAAAAAACTTTTGATCCGAAGGGAATTATGAATCCAGGTGGGTTGTTAGGTATCAAATAA
- a CDS encoding STAS domain-containing protein: MSSIQYKKIVVVFKRTKYELDLETYGSIQAYKEVTKQNPEVFQRTFESHERQIRSRDYLKNHVFPKADFVFREQFDPLGGSNYDLVVAHGGDNHFTYVAHLVGKTHLIGCNSDPDSSVGALLGFTAEELGEAVKQNFKQTKLESWSLLDTEILYPNGTKLRTVPAVCELSIRNNSPDLTSRFWISYLDKKEEQKCSGLLVYTGAGSTGWISSCFPKKFPPFSKHEPFFHVYSREIRVKSRETEFSLADFRALDQVEVISEMNGGLAVDSLTERHYPFPPYAKAMIRLSPEKLFVVVPLKRGESMQDLPYEIEQKRINGTVIVQIKGRMESGPLDRITQTILDEMVGADRKHLILDFSELRYISSLGIRMILDVKMNLQKRNKEMALVGVTSSILQVFHLLGLSNAFQFYSDREDALKSFEEPSKS; the protein is encoded by the coding sequence ATGTCTTCCATTCAGTACAAGAAGATCGTTGTCGTATTCAAACGAACCAAATACGAGCTAGATTTGGAAACTTACGGTTCCATCCAAGCTTATAAGGAAGTCACAAAACAAAATCCAGAAGTTTTCCAAAGAACATTCGAATCACATGAAAGGCAGATTCGATCACGTGATTATCTTAAAAACCATGTATTCCCAAAAGCCGACTTTGTTTTTCGCGAACAATTTGACCCTCTTGGTGGATCCAATTATGATTTAGTCGTCGCACATGGTGGAGATAATCATTTCACTTATGTTGCACATTTGGTTGGGAAAACACATTTAATAGGATGTAATTCCGATCCTGATTCATCTGTCGGAGCACTCCTAGGATTCACCGCAGAAGAATTGGGTGAAGCCGTGAAACAAAATTTCAAACAAACAAAGTTAGAGTCTTGGTCCTTGCTTGATACAGAAATTCTGTATCCAAATGGAACCAAACTGAGAACCGTACCGGCGGTATGTGAACTTTCGATCCGTAATAATAGCCCAGATCTCACTTCAAGGTTTTGGATCTCTTATCTGGACAAAAAGGAAGAACAAAAATGTTCTGGATTACTTGTCTACACGGGAGCCGGCTCAACAGGTTGGATCAGTTCCTGTTTCCCTAAAAAATTCCCACCATTCTCCAAACATGAGCCGTTTTTCCATGTTTATTCCAGAGAAATACGAGTCAAATCTCGAGAAACAGAGTTTTCCTTGGCAGATTTTAGGGCTTTAGATCAAGTGGAAGTTATTTCCGAAATGAATGGTGGTTTGGCAGTCGATTCCCTCACGGAGAGGCATTACCCGTTTCCACCTTACGCAAAAGCGATGATACGTTTATCGCCAGAGAAATTATTTGTAGTTGTTCCACTAAAGAGAGGGGAATCTATGCAAGACTTACCATACGAAATTGAACAAAAGCGCATCAATGGAACTGTCATCGTTCAAATCAAAGGACGAATGGAATCAGGTCCATTAGACCGCATCACTCAAACTATCCTAGATGAAATGGTTGGCGCAGATCGCAAACATCTGATTTTGGATTTCTCTGAATTACGTTACATCTCAAGTTTAGGAATCAGAATGATCTTAGATGTAAAAATGAATCTTCAAAAACGAAACAAAGAGATGGCTCTTGTTGGAGTGACAAGTTCAATATTACAAGTGTTCCATTTATTAGGTTTATCGAATGCTTTCCAATTTTATTCTGACCGTGAAGATGCATTGAAGTCTTTTGAGGAGCCATCTAAGTCTTAG
- a CDS encoding HDOD domain-containing protein has translation MSIPPLMTFQEDFLSGKLITKEYVHFSEIDCPELDVWIGRVVRSISLEFLHEILFTILSELLVNGCKANGKRVFFSEQGLDLNNEIDYARGIALYKDEFGHNRKRVFLSLEKSKFTITLSTMFKENFIEFRVRNNAKILPEEKNRILKRVQASVKYKNINDAYRESVDNEESSGLGIVLIHILLRNSGIPNQFFELVTGEDYTEVIIRIPKQLIPKESQTRIKELLIREVNSLPPLPAQINKLILIAKKKDITFHEIATEAEKDPAIAAEIIKIANSPLFGVHKSIVSVFEGVKRIGLKNLEAIFLALGAKKILNSRYAKQVLVWTHSFKTSMYVKFLLEEKRKHIQLLETATIAALLHDLGRMVLLSLDLSQVNQIRVLRSDDNSEISEWVEEYTVGTTHSEIGYLISEKWHFPEEILDVIRFHHKPWQCKTRNNILCQIIYLADILANIGKGKGNYFTVEPEVLDYFEIHSEKEFREMQDRFKINFEEHREEYQNLFI, from the coding sequence ATGTCGATTCCCCCACTCATGACATTCCAGGAGGACTTCCTTTCTGGAAAATTAATCACCAAAGAATATGTCCACTTTTCGGAAATTGACTGTCCGGAATTGGATGTATGGATTGGTCGAGTGGTTCGGAGCATTTCGTTAGAATTCCTCCACGAAATCCTTTTTACGATTCTCAGTGAACTTTTGGTGAACGGCTGTAAAGCCAATGGGAAACGAGTATTTTTCTCAGAACAAGGGTTAGACTTAAACAATGAGATTGATTATGCCCGCGGTATTGCTTTGTACAAAGACGAATTTGGTCATAATCGTAAACGTGTATTTTTATCATTAGAAAAATCAAAATTCACAATCACTCTTAGCACAATGTTTAAAGAGAATTTTATTGAATTTAGAGTCAGAAACAATGCTAAAATTCTACCGGAAGAAAAAAATAGAATCTTAAAAAGAGTCCAGGCCTCAGTGAAATACAAAAACATCAACGATGCCTACAGAGAGTCAGTTGATAACGAAGAAAGTTCTGGGCTTGGGATTGTTTTAATCCATATTCTCCTGCGAAATTCAGGAATACCAAATCAATTTTTCGAATTAGTCACAGGAGAAGATTATACCGAAGTCATCATTCGGATTCCAAAACAATTGATCCCTAAAGAGAGCCAAACACGAATTAAGGAACTTTTAATCAGAGAAGTAAATTCGTTACCTCCCCTACCTGCTCAAATCAACAAATTAATTCTCATAGCAAAAAAGAAAGATATTACTTTCCATGAAATAGCAACGGAAGCTGAAAAAGACCCAGCAATTGCAGCTGAAATCATCAAAATCGCCAATTCTCCTTTGTTTGGAGTTCACAAATCGATAGTATCTGTATTTGAAGGTGTAAAAAGAATCGGCCTAAAAAACCTGGAAGCAATTTTTTTGGCTTTAGGTGCTAAAAAAATACTTAACTCTCGTTATGCGAAGCAAGTTTTAGTTTGGACTCACTCATTTAAAACTTCCATGTATGTTAAATTTCTTTTAGAAGAAAAACGTAAACATATCCAACTATTAGAGACTGCAACAATTGCTGCTCTATTACATGATTTAGGGAGAATGGTATTGTTATCTCTCGATTTGAGTCAGGTAAATCAAATTAGAGTTCTAAGAAGTGATGATAACTCAGAAATTTCAGAATGGGTCGAAGAATATACTGTTGGAACAACTCATTCTGAAATCGGGTATTTAATATCCGAGAAATGGCACTTCCCGGAAGAAATTTTGGATGTGATTCGATTCCATCATAAACCTTGGCAATGCAAAACTAGAAACAATATCTTATGCCAAATTATCTATTTAGCAGATATCTTAGCCAATATTGGCAAAGGCAAAGGAAATTATTTTACCGTTGAACCAGAAGTACTCGATTATTTTGAAATTCATTCAGAAAAAGAATTTCGAGAAATGCAGGACCGTTTTAAAATCAATTTTGAGGAGCATAGAGAAGAATACCAAAATCTCTTTATATAA
- a CDS encoding TetR/AcrR family transcriptional regulator, with protein sequence MGVSERKKREFAQREADILNCAIELFRTKHPSLVKMDDIAKHLEIGRGTIYLHFKSKDDLMARIQYEDYVRLRERLEKAFDEKTAIEMSRRAIRAYIDHCLGDKHMYVVAKQCGVNLNIENVSDDLRKLLTDERSNRLSLLEKIYKQAKNENLINSRGTYPNVAVAWGMIRGAVEVILDGHFQNEIKSEKAYLDTIEHVLFFGLFSGGSKGET encoded by the coding sequence ATGGGTGTATCGGAACGAAAAAAAAGAGAATTTGCACAGAGAGAAGCTGACATACTAAATTGTGCGATTGAACTTTTCCGTACAAAACATCCCTCTCTAGTGAAGATGGATGATATCGCAAAACATCTAGAAATTGGAAGAGGTACAATTTACCTCCACTTCAAAAGTAAAGATGATTTAATGGCTAGAATCCAATACGAAGATTATGTTCGTCTTCGCGAACGATTGGAAAAAGCCTTCGATGAAAAAACTGCAATTGAAATGTCTCGGCGTGCAATACGTGCTTATATTGATCATTGTTTAGGTGACAAACATATGTATGTTGTTGCAAAACAATGTGGCGTAAACTTAAACATTGAAAATGTATCTGACGATTTACGGAAACTATTAACTGATGAAAGATCAAATCGATTGTCGTTATTGGAAAAAATTTACAAACAAGCAAAAAATGAAAATTTGATCAATTCGCGTGGCACCTACCCAAATGTTGCTGTTGCTTGGGGCATGATTCGAGGAGCAGTGGAAGTAATCCTCGATGGTCATTTCCAAAATGAAATCAAAAGTGAAAAAGCTTATTTAGATACAATCGAACATGTTTTATTTTTTGGTTTATTTTCGGGTGGAAGTAAAGGAGAAACATGA
- a CDS encoding acyltransferase, with the protein MEWELLGIILAGMLLLTYNCFKIPFEMPSPTDVKEKREIRFDILRGFAMIGIVMIHIHSYFQFFHPADTFIIHNTLFLSNLARFSVPIFILTSAIFLRKKEGYWISKFKHLILPYTLFSILGYLIKYKNYSLNELIEFYIFGKVFTPFYFVPLLLQFYLLFSLLNPILLQKKLKPWILLLSFSINVISNLGLLNQFLPEQYHSISIFNYIFFFVLGINIGNTKKSSSISSEKSKYINVVFFTIFIVLLVLFSHLYGTDLKNHHTIYPIFIMIFIWNHLNYFNSFIANLFSYIGNQSIFIFLLHPFIIHFMHSIDPYSFAGPFFGYIFTLLLNVGLPIMVSIIIQKGKFLYRSHRLT; encoded by the coding sequence ATGGAATGGGAATTATTAGGGATCATACTAGCGGGAATGCTTCTTCTTACATATAATTGTTTCAAAATTCCTTTCGAAATGCCATCTCCAACGGACGTGAAAGAAAAACGGGAGATTCGATTCGATATTTTACGTGGATTTGCAATGATCGGAATCGTGATGATCCATATTCATTCATACTTTCAGTTTTTCCACCCAGCAGATACATTTATCATACATAACACATTATTTTTATCAAATTTAGCACGATTTTCAGTTCCTATCTTCATTTTGACCTCAGCAATATTTTTAAGAAAAAAGGAAGGTTATTGGATCTCAAAATTCAAACATTTAATATTACCTTATACGTTGTTTTCAATTCTAGGTTATTTGATTAAATATAAGAATTATAGCTTGAATGAATTGATTGAGTTTTATATATTCGGGAAAGTTTTCACACCGTTTTATTTTGTACCCCTTCTACTGCAATTTTATCTTTTGTTTTCGCTGTTAAACCCCATTTTATTGCAGAAAAAATTGAAACCCTGGATTTTATTACTGTCATTTAGCATAAATGTAATCTCCAATTTAGGACTTTTGAATCAATTTTTACCAGAGCAGTACCATTCAATTTCAATTTTTAATTATATATTTTTCTTTGTTTTAGGAATCAATATTGGGAACACTAAAAAATCATCTTCTATTTCATCTGAAAAATCCAAATACATCAATGTTGTATTTTTCACTATTTTCATCGTTTTATTGGTTTTATTTAGCCATTTATATGGAACAGACCTCAAAAACCATCATACAATTTATCCTATTTTTATAATGATATTTATATGGAATCATCTAAATTATTTCAATTCATTCATTGCCAATTTGTTCAGTTATATTGGTAATCAAAGTATATTTATTTTCTTACTACACCCATTTATCATCCATTTTATGCACAGTATTGATCCATACAGTTTTGCAGGACCTTTTTTCGGTTATATTTTCACACTCTTGCTGAACGTTGGATTACCCATCATGGTATCAATTATAATCCAAAAGGGTAAGTTTTTATATCGATCACACCGCTTGACCTGA
- a CDS encoding Crp/Fnr family transcriptional regulator, with protein MSKLNIPPNQRIFKEGELNNAMYIILQGNVEIFFTVNNSQTRLALMKPGDFFGEMALFSSNPRSATARTITNCELAVIESKQQLENFLVKNPKFAAKMVSIMADRLAKTNELLITSMEKSVAKKIEFSTELGKDLKADLGHE; from the coding sequence ATGAGCAAACTCAACATTCCACCCAATCAAAGGATTTTTAAAGAAGGTGAGTTGAATAATGCTATGTACATCATATTACAAGGGAACGTTGAAATTTTCTTCACGGTGAATAATAGCCAAACTCGATTGGCACTTATGAAACCAGGGGACTTCTTTGGAGAAATGGCACTCTTCAGTTCTAATCCAAGAAGTGCCACCGCAAGAACGATTACAAATTGTGAGTTAGCGGTGATCGAAAGCAAACAGCAGTTGGAAAATTTTTTGGTTAAAAATCCTAAATTTGCTGCAAAGATGGTTTCTATTATGGCGGATCGATTGGCAAAAACAAACGAACTATTAATTACTAGTATGGAAAAATCAGTAGCGAAGAAAATCGAATTTAGTACTGAATTAGGGAAGGATTTAAAGGCTGACTTAGGCCACGAGTGA
- a CDS encoding HU family DNA-binding protein, translating to MATTPTPMKKSEMLSELAETTGMTKKNVAAFLDSFVELAYKETKKNGAFVIPGLGKLVKRNRPKRKGRNPATGEAIVIPAKTVVKFTLSKTCKDAVVPPKK from the coding sequence ATGGCAACAACTCCTACCCCAATGAAAAAGTCCGAAATGCTCAGCGAATTGGCTGAAACAACTGGTATGACCAAAAAAAATGTAGCAGCATTCCTTGACTCTTTTGTTGAACTCGCATACAAAGAAACAAAGAAGAATGGAGCTTTTGTTATTCCAGGACTTGGGAAACTTGTTAAACGGAATCGTCCAAAAAGAAAAGGTAGAAACCCTGCAACTGGTGAAGCGATTGTCATCCCTGCAAAAACAGTTGTGAAATTCACTCTTTCTAAAACTTGCAAAGACGCAGTTGTTCCACCTAAAAAATAA
- a CDS encoding VanZ family protein, which yields MDKKPYPFLPFEDSLVGEKILFVWQESHHSEKNLKDHLLKVLELKEDQLVFTPNAIKQKLMVSYPTEIRNLINNNSASEIPNLLIEIAKGKTPSNPTPAVDICFELIEWLLTGFDLDEVLRETLSLLFGTTLSIEFLISVRAEYFKELRG from the coding sequence ATGGATAAAAAACCATATCCATTCTTGCCTTTTGAAGATTCTCTCGTCGGAGAGAAGATTCTTTTTGTTTGGCAAGAAAGTCATCATTCTGAAAAAAATTTAAAAGATCATCTTTTAAAAGTATTAGAATTGAAAGAAGACCAGTTGGTTTTTACACCGAACGCCATAAAACAAAAGTTAATGGTTTCTTACCCAACAGAAATTAGAAACCTAATAAACAATAATTCAGCTTCTGAGATTCCAAATCTATTAATTGAGATTGCAAAAGGAAAAACTCCTTCGAATCCAACACCAGCTGTAGATATATGTTTCGAACTAATCGAATGGTTGTTAACTGGTTTTGATTTGGATGAAGTGCTCCGAGAAACCTTATCCTTATTATTCGGGACAACACTCTCAATTGAATTTTTAATCTCAGTAAGAGCTGAATATTTCAAAGAGTTGCGCGGTTAA